One Ilumatobacter coccineus YM16-304 genomic window, CTCGTGGCTCGTGCTCGACACGGGAGCCGCGAGCGCAGGTACCGCGCAGGACACCCCGAACGACACCGACGAGCCAACGGCCGAGGCGGACCTCACGGTCGTGCAACCGCAACGGGTCGACCTCACGATCGAGCACGAGGCCACCGGTGGGGTTGCTGCAGCTGCCACGCAGTCCGTGCCGAGCCCGATCGACGGCACCGTCGTCGCGATGATCGATCCCGGCTCGAAGGTCGAGCCGGGCACCGTGCTCGCCGTCGTCGACGACCACCCCGTCACCGCCATCGGTGGGACGATCCCGATGTGGCGTTCGCTCGGCGTCGGCGACGAAGGCGCCGACGTCGAGCAACTCGAGCAAGCCCTCGTCGGCCTCGGGTTCGACCCCGATGGCGAGGTCACGGTCGACGAGCAGTACACGTCGGCGACCGCAGCGATGGTCGCCGACTGGCAGACGTCGTACGGTGCCGATGACACAGGCTCGGTGGACCGCTACGACGTCGTGGTGCTCGACCGAGGCATGGTGGTCGCCTCGGTCACAGCAACGATCGGGGCTCGGGTGGGTGACGGTGAGAGTCTGCTCTCACTCGACTCGGTCGAGCAGATCGTGACCGCCTCGATTCCGGTCGCCGACGCGGTCACGCTCCGTGCGGGCGACGCCGTCGAGCTGATGCTCCCCGACCGCACCACGCTCTCCGGCCTCGTGCGTTCGCTCGCGCTCGGCTCCGACTCGTCGGTGCGCATCGCCGAGATCGAGTTCGCGGACCGTGCCACCGACGACACCGATCAGACCGCGACGGCGTCCGTCGCCGGGAGATCCGTCGACGTCTCGTGGACCGAGACGGTGGCGTCCGATGTGCTCACCCTGCCGGCCGACGCGTTCCGCCACCTCGACGACGGGTCGTACGTGGTCGACGTCGTCAGCGACGACGGCATGGTCACCGCCGTCACCGTCGAACCCGGCCGAAGCGCGGGGAACCTCATCGAGGTGTCGGGCGTGACGGCTCAGACCGACGTGACACGACCCTGACCTACCGAGCTGCCAGAAGGCCACCTGGTGGATGGTCAGCGACCCCGAGCCGAACGACGGGCAGTGAGGACGCGACGCGCTACGTGAACGTTTCTTCAAGTTGGCGAACAGTGTGCCGATAGATGATCACGGGTCATTCACCGAACGATGACTCCGCCCTCGATCGATGACACACCGCACTGCCATCCGCGCCACGTTACGCCCGTCCGACGCGACGGGCCGCGGCTCATGCGCGCACCCGCACGAACGCGAGGGAGCGCGGCGATGAGCCGGTCGACCCCTGGCGGCTGGTCGCGCCGATCACGGAGTGTCGCGTTCCGCCTTCTCGGTGCGGTCCTCGTCCCGCTGGTGCTCCTCGGTCTCGTGACGGCGCAATGGGCGCTCGCGAACCGATCCACCGCGGCCGACGCCGACCTGCTCGAAGCCGAGGTGGTCGTACTCGATCAACTGATCGACCTCAACCGCGTCCTGTTCTCCGAACGCGTGCAGGCGCAGTCGACCGCACACGCCGCGGACGCCCCTGCGTTCTCCGAGATCGTGCTGAGCTACCGCACGCCCGAGGAGAGCAGCGTCGAACTGGTGCGCTCCCGCACCGACGCTGCCGTCGATGCGCTCGCCGCCGACGATCGTCCCTGGACCGACCCACTCCTCGGCCGCATCCGCCAGGCGATCGACGACGACCTCTGGACACCCCCCGAGCTCGACACCGAGTTCGCGCGTCTCCAAGACTTTCTCACCGACGACATGCGAGAGCGACTGGCGAGCGTGAAGGAACGCGCCGTCGAGCTCGGCAGCAGCCGACTGGTCGAGTCCGTCGAAGTGGTCGAGCACGCGTTGGAAGCGAACGAAGGGGCGGCTGAGCTCGTGGTCGATCTCACCGCCTACTGGTTCGCCGGCGCCGCCGACATCGACATCGCACGCTCCGAACTGGCGCAGTCCAACGAGCAGTACACCGTGGCGGTCGAACGGCTCGAGGAGATGCGCGACGCTCCTGCCGCACGCGAACTCGCTGCCGCGGCACGGTCGGGCACCGACTTCCGCGACGCCGTTCGCGCCGCGACGCGAGGCGCCGGCAGTCCGATCTTCGCGGGCGATCCGCTCCCCGACGTCCTCCGCATCCTCGGCGAAGGCGTCACCCGGTCCCGCGAACTCGCCGACACGATGCCGCAGGGTTCGCTCGCCGTGACCACGCTCGTCGACGAACTCGCCCAGGAGGCTCGCGACGACGCTCGCACCGCCTCCGTGCTGGCCGCGGCCTTCATGCTCGTCTCGATCGCTGCGGCACTCGGTTTCGGGCGCACGATCGTGTCACCGGTTCGCAGGATCACGCAGCACGCTCGCCAGATCGGCGCCGGCGACCTCGACATCGACCCGCTGCCGTTGACCGGGCCGCCCGAGTTGGCCGATGCCTCCGGGGCCTTCAACGACCTGGTCACGAACCTCCAGCTCATGGACCGAAAGGCCAACGCGCTCGCGGCGGCCGATCTCGATGCCGCCGTGTTGAGCGAACCCCTCGCCGGACGGCTCGGCGAATCGCTCCACCGATCGGTCCACGTGCTGTCGGGGTCGATCGCCGAACGCGAGCGACTGCAGACCCGTCTCGCCCACCAGGCCACGCACGACGCGCTCACCGGCATCCCCAACCGTGCCGCGGCGATCGAGCACCTCGAACGAGCGAGCGCTCGCTCCATCCGCACCGGAAGCCTGCTCGCGGTGGTGTTCATCGACCTCGACGACTTCAAACGCGTCAACGACACCTACGGTCACGCCGTCGGTGACGAGGTGCTCCGCGCCACCGCCCGGCGCATGTCGGACGTCGCTCGTGGTGGCGACCTGCTGGCCCGCATCGGCGGCGACGAGTTCCTGCTGGTGGCGGAGGATCTCGACAGCCTGACCGAGGCCTCGAAGCTCGCCGAGCGAATCGTCGAGTCCCTGCACGCAGCCATCACCGTCGAAGGAGTCGAGTTCCACGTCGGCGCCTGCGCGGGCATCGCGCTGGCGCAAGACGGCGACGACCCACTCACGTTGCTCCGCAACGCCGACCTCGCGGCGTACACCGCGAAGCGACGCGGGCCGGGAGGCATCGACGTCTACGACGAAGCCCTGCAACTCGAGTTGGTCGAGCGAGCCGAGATCGAGGACGCGCTGTCGATCGCCTTGCGTTCCGACGACCAGCTCCGTCTCGAGTACCAACCGATCGTCGATGCCACGACCGGACGCCTCGCCAGCGCCGAGGCACTGCTCCGATGGGAACGACCCGGCCATGGTCGAGTCCGTCCCGACGCGTTCATCCCGATCGCCGAAGCCTCGAAGCTGATCATCGAGATCGACCGCTGGGTGCTCACCGCCGCGACCGCACAGCTCGCGGCGTGGTCGACGCTTCCCGACTTCGCCGACGTCTCCGTCTCGATCAACGTGTCGGGGCGGCACATCCTCGACTCCGGATTCGTCTCGACCGTGGAGCGCGCCATCGAGCAGAGCGGCTGCCGAGCCGACCGCCTGGTCATCGAGGTCACCGAGACCGTGCTCGTGGCCGACCTGGCGCGAGCGGCGACGCAGCTCGCCGCGCTCCGCGATCTCGGCGTGCGCGTCGCGGTCGACGACTTCGGCACCGGCTACACGAGCCTGGCGCATCTTCGGTCGCTGCCGATCGACGAGATCAAGATCGATCGCAGCTTCGTGTCGGGACTGCCCGATGCGACCGACGACCACCGGCTCATCCAGATCGTCTGTGACCTGGCGCGTCACCTCGGCGTGCCCACGGTGGCCGAAGGCGTCGAGACCGAAGCTCAGCGAGCGCTCCTCCAACTGATCGGCTGTCAGATGCTCCAGGGCTACCTGTTCTCCCCGTCGATGCATCCCGATGCGCTCGCCGAGTGGACCGTCGATCGCCATCGCGCCATCGCCGCCGCCCTCACCGGCGTCTCCTCCTGACGCGCGTTCGACATCACGATCGTCCGCTCCCCCACTCCCCCGCTCCTCCGCTCCCCCGCCAGGTCGCCGCGCTCGTCGGCGCGTCCACTGATCGAAACAAACCGTCCAGACGGTACAGTTTGACGGATGAACACGGCGACCGAAACACGGCGACGCTGGTGGGCACTGATGGTGCTCACGCTGCCCGTACTGATCATCTCGATGGACGCGACGATCCTCGGATTCGCCGTTCCGTCGCTGAGCGAGACGCTCGAACCGTCGAGCTCCGAACTCCTCTGGATCGTCGACATCTACTCCTTCGTCCTCGCCGGGATGCTCGTCACGATGGGCGCGCTCGGCGACCGCATCGGCCGTCGACGACTGCTGATGATCGGCGCCGCCGGCTTCAGCGTCGCGTCGGTGCTCGCTGCGTTCTCCACGAATCCCGAGATGCTGATCGCCGCTCGGGCCATGCTCGGTGTCGCCGGCGCGACCCTCATGCCGTCGACGCTGTCGCTCATCCGCAACGTGTTCGCCGACGAGCGTGAACGCCAGACCGCCATCGCCATCTGGGCGTCGTCGTTCGCCTTCGGTTCGGCGCTCGGCCCCATCGTCGGCGGCTTCCTGCTCGAACACTTCTGGTGGGGCGCGGTGTTCCTCGTCGGGGTTCCGATCACCACGGCGCTGCTCGTCGTGGCACCGCGACTCGTTCCCGAATCGAGCGATCCGTCGCCGGCGCCGTTCGACGCGACGAGCGCGGCGCTGTCGCTCGTCACGATGCTCCCGACCGTCTACGCCGTCAAGATGTTCACCGAGCACGGACTCGGGCCGATGGTGGTCGGCGCGGCCATCGTCGGTGTCTCGGCGGGCGTCGTGTTCGTCCGACGCCAGCAGCGCATCACCGATCCGATGATCGACGTCTCGCTGTTCACGGTGCCCCGATTCCGCATGGCGGTCAGCGGCAACCTCATCGCCGCGTTCGGGTTCGCCGGGTCGCTGTTCTTCGTCACGCAGTATCTTCAACTCGTCGTCGGCATGTCACCGCTGCGAGCCGGGCTGCAACTCCTGCCCGCAGCCGGCTCGTCGATCACGTTCACCCTCCTGGCTCCGGTGGTCGCTCGACGGCTCGGCGCGTTCAGCGTCATCGCCGGCGGGCTCGCGATGGGCAGCATCGGCTTCGCGATGCTCACCCAGGTGTCGGCCGACGGGTCGCTCGCGCTCACCACCGCAGCGGTGATCGTGCTCAACGCCGGGCTCGGCGCCTCGATGACCGTCGCCGTCGACGGCATCCTCGCGGCGATCCCTCCCGAGCGTGCCGGCGCAGGTGCCTCGGTCTCGGAAACGGCGATCGAGATCGGCATCGCGCTCGGCACGGCGGTGCTCGGTAGCATCGCCGCCGCCGTCTATCGAGGCGGTTTCGCCGACCTCGACGGAGTCCCCGACGAGGCCATCGACGCGTCTCGCGAGACGTTGGGCGCCGCGATCGCGATCGCCGACTCACTCGGCGGAGATTCGGCCGACGCGTTGCGTGCCGCTGCCGACTCGGCGTTCACCGACGGCTTCCACGCCGCAGCACTGACCGCGTCGGCGGCGATGGTCGTCGTGGCATGCTGGGCACTCGTCACGCGGCGGCGCGGTCCGGCGGCCGTTGCCCCCGCAGTCGTCGACGCCGAACGAGTTCACTGACATGGCACGTCCCACGCAGCGCGAGGTCGTCCTCGACGCCTTCCAGGAGCTGATCGTCGAAGTCGGCGCGGGCAACGTCACGCTCGAGGCCACCGCGGCGCGTGCCGGTGTGTCGAAGGGCGGTCTGCTGTACCACTTCCCGTCGAAGTCCGACCTCTTCGCCGGGCTCGTCGAACGACTGGCCGGGGCGATCGACGCAGCGATCGCCAAAGCTCCCGCCGACCTGGTCGAGCTCGTTCACTGGTACATCGACGAAGCCACCGAAGTCGTCGCCGAGGAGAACACGGTGTGGCTCGCGCTGTTCGCAGCCACCGATGCCGTCGACGACGACGTCGCCGCGCTCCTCGGTGACCTGTTCGCCCGCTATTCGACGCCGCTCGATGCGCTGCCTCCCGTGTTGCGCGAGCACGTCCGCCTCGTTGGCGACGGGCTCTACTTCAACGCGCTCATCGGCGGGCCGGCACCGAGCGCCGAGCATCTGGCGCAGATCACCGAGTCGCTGGTCCGCAACGTCCCGCCATCGGCCTGAGCCGACGTCGTGGCGCCGTGACGCCGGTCTGCGATCAGGCCAGCGCGACCTCGACCGGAATGCCGTTGAGGGTGCAGTTGCCCGACAGGTCGTCGAGTGCCGCGTCGTCGGTGAGCACATTGGAGTTCACGCCTGGCTTGGTCTTGGCGGTGTGCATCTCGATGCCGTCTTCGTCGTAGCCCCAGCCGTGTGGGAGACACACCACACCGGGCATCACCTCGTCGGTGACCTCGACCGGGGCGACCACCTCGCCGACCCGCGACCGCACACTCGCCGACCCGCCATCGGTGAGGCCGAGACGGCTGGCGTCATCCGGGTGCACCTGCAACGTGCAATCGGTCTTGCCCTTGATGAGCACGTTGAGGTTGTGCATCCACGAGTTGACGGTCTTGAGGTGACGCCGTCCCACCAGCACCAGTTGGTCGTTCGCCCGGCCGAGCGCCTCGAAGTGAGCAGCGAACCGCTCCATGTCGTCGACGATCGGTTGCGGCGCGAGTTCGACGGTGCCCGACACGGTCTTGATCGCATCGGGGAAACGCGACACCAGCGGACCGAAGTCGGCTCCACTCGGATGCTCGTCGATCAGCTTGCGCAGCGTGAGCCCGTCGGGATTCGCGCCGAAACCGTCGCCGTGCTGGCCGACGCGCAGACGGAAGTCGATGATCTGCTCCGACCACTCCCAGTCGGCGAGCGCGTCGAGGATCTCCGCCTTGTCGCGACCGTGGATCGGCGACGACGTCCGCGCGATCTCGCCCTCGACGATCTGGTCCATCATCTGGTCGTGCACCACCACCGGGTCGGTGTCGATCGGCTTGCCCTGGATGACGAGTGAGAGTCGGCTCAGGATCTGCTCCTCGCTCGGCGCATCGGTCGGGAAGACCGCGGGCGAGTACTTGGCGAACGAGCGGATCATGTTGGCTTCGAACGCGAAGTCGTAGTGGCTGCGTTCGAGCGCCGACGTCGGCGGCAGGATCACATGAGCGTGGCGTGCCGTGGCCGTGATGTACGGGTCGACGACCACGAGCAGGTCGAGTTGCTGGAGCGCCTCGTCGATGCGATCGGTGTTGGGGAACGAGCGGACCGGGTTGCACGCCAGCACGAAGAGCCCTTTGATGCCACCCTCGCCGTCGGTGATCTCCTCCGCCAACGTCGCGGCCGGGAGCTCGCCCTTGACCTCGGGCCGGCCCGATGCCCGGCCCTCCCAGCGGCCGAGCTTGAAGCCGCGTCCACCGGGCTTCGACGGCGCCAGGTTCTGCGTGGGCGCGCAGTTGAACATGATGCCGCCCGGCTCGTCGAGGTTGCCGGTGAGCACGTTGAGCACGTCGGTGGCCCAGCTCGCGACCGTGCCGAACTCGACGGTGTGCGCTCCCATCCGCCCGTAGACCACAGCGGTCGGTGCCGCTGCGAGTTCGCGGGCGATGCGGCGCGTGGTGTCGGCGGCGATTCCACATCGCTCCGCAACCGCCTCGGCGGTGTACGGGGCGGTCATCTCGCGGACCTCGTCGACGCCGCTCACGTGGGGCGCCATGCGTCCGATGTCGACGAGACCTTCGTCGAAGAGGGTGTTGATCAAGGCCATCAACCAGAACGAGTCGGTGCCCGGAACGATCGACAGGTGCTCCGACGCGTGCTCGGCGGTCTTCGTCCGACGTGGGTCGACGACGACGAACCGCCCGCGCTCACGGATCGCTTCGAGACGTCGCGGCATGTCGGGGGCGGTGAGCAGGCTGCCGTTCGACACGTACGGGTTCGCACCGAGCATCAGCAGGTAGTCGGTGCGGTCGAGATCGGGCAGCGGGAACATGTCGGGCCGCCCCCACATCAGACCGGCGCTCACGTGCTTCGGCATCTGGTCGACGGTCGACGCCGAGAACGCGTTGGTGCTCCCGACGGCGGTCATGACCGGTCGGACGTAGAGCAGACCGCCGAGGTTGTGGGTGTTGGGGTTGCCGAGCACGGTGCCGAGCGCCTGACGCCCGTGCGTCTCGACGATGGGTGCGAGCCGCCGTTCGATCTCCGCGAAGGCTTCGTCCCACGTCGCCTCCTTCCAGCCGTCGTCGGTGCGGATGCGCGGCGACGTGAGCCGGTCGGGATCCTCGTGCAACTGTTTGAGCGTCGAGCCCTTCGGGCAGATGAACCCCTTCGAGTACGGGTCGTCCATGTCGCCGCGGATGCGCAGCACCTGATCGCCCTTCGTGGTGATCTCGAGCCCGCAACAGGCTTCGCACAGCGGGCACGAGCGACGGTGTGTCACGGTCTCGGTCGTGTCGGTCACGTCGGCGGCGTCGGTTCCCATCGGCTCACAGTACGCGGTTCGGCCGTGGTCGGGCACAGCCGATCCCCTTCACCGGTCGCACCGCACGAAAGTAGGGTCGCGGTGTGCCCATCGATCTCGCGCCGCACCATCAGCAACTCGTGGACGACGGCTACACGATCGTCGAGAACGCGATCGAACCCGATCTCGTCGACGCGCTGCTCGACGACGTGCACCGGCTCGAATCCGAACTCGGCAGCCGACCGGCGAACAACCGCTTCGAAGGAAACCTCACCACCCGCAGCTACAACCTGCTGGCCCACGGCGAGATCTGGCAGAAGGTGCCGACGCACCCGGTCGTGCTGGAGTTGATCGAGGGCGTGCTCGGGCCGCAGTGCCTGGTGTCGAGCCTCGCCTCGATCTCACTCGGCCCGGGCGAGACCGCGCAGGTCATCCACGCCGACGACCAGGTGCAGCCGCTCGCCAAGCCGCACGTCGCCACGGTCTGCAACTCGATGTGGGCGCTCACCGACTTCACCGAGGCCAACGGCGCCACGCGAGTGGTGCCCGGCAGTCATCTGTGGCAGAACCCCGACTACTTCG contains:
- a CDS encoding peptidoglycan-binding protein, whose translation is MPSPTTRTATIAAVVLLTIGAAIGGSWLVLDTGAASAGTAQDTPNDTDEPTAEADLTVVQPQRVDLTIEHEATGGVAAAATQSVPSPIDGTVVAMIDPGSKVEPGTVLAVVDDHPVTAIGGTIPMWRSLGVGDEGADVEQLEQALVGLGFDPDGEVTVDEQYTSATAAMVADWQTSYGADDTGSVDRYDVVVLDRGMVVASVTATIGARVGDGESLLSLDSVEQIVTASIPVADAVTLRAGDAVELMLPDRTTLSGLVRSLALGSDSSVRIAEIEFADRATDDTDQTATASVAGRSVDVSWTETVASDVLTLPADAFRHLDDGSYVVDVVSDDGMVTAVTVEPGRSAGNLIEVSGVTAQTDVTRP
- a CDS encoding putative bifunctional diguanylate cyclase/phosphodiesterase, whose product is MSRSTPGGWSRRSRSVAFRLLGAVLVPLVLLGLVTAQWALANRSTAADADLLEAEVVVLDQLIDLNRVLFSERVQAQSTAHAADAPAFSEIVLSYRTPEESSVELVRSRTDAAVDALAADDRPWTDPLLGRIRQAIDDDLWTPPELDTEFARLQDFLTDDMRERLASVKERAVELGSSRLVESVEVVEHALEANEGAAELVVDLTAYWFAGAADIDIARSELAQSNEQYTVAVERLEEMRDAPAARELAAAARSGTDFRDAVRAATRGAGSPIFAGDPLPDVLRILGEGVTRSRELADTMPQGSLAVTTLVDELAQEARDDARTASVLAAAFMLVSIAAALGFGRTIVSPVRRITQHARQIGAGDLDIDPLPLTGPPELADASGAFNDLVTNLQLMDRKANALAAADLDAAVLSEPLAGRLGESLHRSVHVLSGSIAERERLQTRLAHQATHDALTGIPNRAAAIEHLERASARSIRTGSLLAVVFIDLDDFKRVNDTYGHAVGDEVLRATARRMSDVARGGDLLARIGGDEFLLVAEDLDSLTEASKLAERIVESLHAAITVEGVEFHVGACAGIALAQDGDDPLTLLRNADLAAYTAKRRGPGGIDVYDEALQLELVERAEIEDALSIALRSDDQLRLEYQPIVDATTGRLASAEALLRWERPGHGRVRPDAFIPIAEASKLIIEIDRWVLTAATAQLAAWSTLPDFADVSVSINVSGRHILDSGFVSTVERAIEQSGCRADRLVIEVTETVLVADLARAATQLAALRDLGVRVAVDDFGTGYTSLAHLRSLPIDEIKIDRSFVSGLPDATDDHRLIQIVCDLARHLGVPTVAEGVETEAQRALLQLIGCQMLQGYLFSPSMHPDALAEWTVDRHRAIAAALTGVSS
- a CDS encoding MFS transporter, whose product is MNTATETRRRWWALMVLTLPVLIISMDATILGFAVPSLSETLEPSSSELLWIVDIYSFVLAGMLVTMGALGDRIGRRRLLMIGAAGFSVASVLAAFSTNPEMLIAARAMLGVAGATLMPSTLSLIRNVFADERERQTAIAIWASSFAFGSALGPIVGGFLLEHFWWGAVFLVGVPITTALLVVAPRLVPESSDPSPAPFDATSAALSLVTMLPTVYAVKMFTEHGLGPMVVGAAIVGVSAGVVFVRRQQRITDPMIDVSLFTVPRFRMAVSGNLIAAFGFAGSLFFVTQYLQLVVGMSPLRAGLQLLPAAGSSITFTLLAPVVARRLGAFSVIAGGLAMGSIGFAMLTQVSADGSLALTTAAVIVLNAGLGASMTVAVDGILAAIPPERAGAGASVSETAIEIGIALGTAVLGSIAAAVYRGGFADLDGVPDEAIDASRETLGAAIAIADSLGGDSADALRAAADSAFTDGFHAAALTASAAMVVVACWALVTRRRGPAAVAPAVVDAERVH
- a CDS encoding TetR/AcrR family transcriptional regulator, which encodes MARPTQREVVLDAFQELIVEVGAGNVTLEATAARAGVSKGGLLYHFPSKSDLFAGLVERLAGAIDAAIAKAPADLVELVHWYIDEATEVVAEENTVWLALFAATDAVDDDVAALLGDLFARYSTPLDALPPVLREHVRLVGDGLYFNALIGGPAPSAEHLAQITESLVRNVPPSA
- a CDS encoding molybdopterin-dependent oxidoreductase is translated as MGTDAADVTDTTETVTHRRSCPLCEACCGLEITTKGDQVLRIRGDMDDPYSKGFICPKGSTLKQLHEDPDRLTSPRIRTDDGWKEATWDEAFAEIERRLAPIVETHGRQALGTVLGNPNTHNLGGLLYVRPVMTAVGSTNAFSASTVDQMPKHVSAGLMWGRPDMFPLPDLDRTDYLLMLGANPYVSNGSLLTAPDMPRRLEAIRERGRFVVVDPRRTKTAEHASEHLSIVPGTDSFWLMALINTLFDEGLVDIGRMAPHVSGVDEVREMTAPYTAEAVAERCGIAADTTRRIARELAAAPTAVVYGRMGAHTVEFGTVASWATDVLNVLTGNLDEPGGIMFNCAPTQNLAPSKPGGRGFKLGRWEGRASGRPEVKGELPAATLAEEITDGEGGIKGLFVLACNPVRSFPNTDRIDEALQQLDLLVVVDPYITATARHAHVILPPTSALERSHYDFAFEANMIRSFAKYSPAVFPTDAPSEEQILSRLSLVIQGKPIDTDPVVVHDQMMDQIVEGEIARTSSPIHGRDKAEILDALADWEWSEQIIDFRLRVGQHGDGFGANPDGLTLRKLIDEHPSGADFGPLVSRFPDAIKTVSGTVELAPQPIVDDMERFAAHFEALGRANDQLVLVGRRHLKTVNSWMHNLNVLIKGKTDCTLQVHPDDASRLGLTDGGSASVRSRVGEVVAPVEVTDEVMPGVVCLPHGWGYDEDGIEMHTAKTKPGVNSNVLTDDAALDDLSGNCTLNGIPVEVALA
- a CDS encoding phytanoyl-CoA dioxygenase family protein, whose product is MPIDLAPHHQQLVDDGYTIVENAIEPDLVDALLDDVHRLESELGSRPANNRFEGNLTTRSYNLLAHGEIWQKVPTHPVVLELIEGVLGPQCLVSSLASISLGPGETAQVIHADDQVQPLAKPHVATVCNSMWALTDFTEANGATRVVPGSHLWQNPDYFAGDAEVDTIAAEMPKGSVLVWHGSTWHGGGANVTDDEVRVGVAMNYCAGFIRQQENQQLGIPPEVMTTFSPQLRQLCGLGMYRGLTGNIEKKSPAELLYGDPAEVQLWDAEPIDPATSPPA